The Deltaproteobacteria bacterium CG11_big_fil_rev_8_21_14_0_20_42_23 genome contains the following window.
GTATCTTCAGTCGCTTTGAAAAGCTCGACATCATGTTCATTGGCTTTATTCTTTTCGTGCTTATCGTGGAGGGTCTTAAATAGTGTTAACACGCCCTAAGTGTAACCGTAGTATTGTTAATGGTAACGTCATCGCTAGAAGTTGGAACAGCATCTCCACTCCAGTTTGTCGCAGATTCCCACAAACCATTTCCCGCACCTCCATCCCAACTAATGCTATCAGCCAAAGCAGAAGACGAAAGACAAAATACCACAATAAAACCAAATGAGAGTGTAAGCAATTTTCTCTTTAGCATCTGAAAAGACGAAGGGTGTCTCTGTAAAAAATTTGAGTGGCATTTTCTCATGAACTTTCCATCCCCCTACTTTTCTCAAAAGTTCTGAAATGACTCAGGAAAGTATACTTCATCCAAGCTCCAAAATGAACATGTCTTTTCTTATTTTGATCTTTTTGTTTCACATTTGAGG
Protein-coding sequences here:
- a CDS encoding IS5/IS1182 family transposase, with the translated sequence IFSRFEKLDIMFIGFILFVLIVEGLK